TACTTCTGTACGAATTATTGCTTGGTGTATAGCTGGACCTTTGGTAGTTTTGGCTAGAGGTGTTGGCTCTGTTTTGGGTGTAATTACTTCTAGATTGACTTTGGTTGTAGTTTCTAGATGTAGAATTGGTAGAATAGTTATTTCTGTTTGTAAAAGTAGGAGCTTGTCTGTTTACAATATTGTTAGTCCTATTTCTATTGTAGGAATTGTTGTTGTAAACACTGTTTCTATTAGTAAAACTTCTGCTACTAACACTATTTCTGTTGTAAGCAGTTACTCTATTGTTGTTGTAATATCTGTTAGTATTATATCCACTATAAGAGGAACCTCTTCTGCCATAATTGTAAGCATAAGGTGTTGCATAACTATATCCACAACCAGGGTATCCGTATCCTGGATATCCCCAGCCATAACCTGGATATCCGTATCCATAATATGGGTAGCCCCATCCGTAATATGGATAACCATAGCCGTAGCCATAGTATGGGTAGCCCCATCCAAATCCTATAGACCAATAGCTATCTGGATAGACAGTAACGGTTGTTTCTTGCGGGGAACTACCCCACGAAGCATATCCAGTAGGTGGTGCTTGTATAGAATCGTTTTCTGTGTTATAGTCGTTGCTATAGCTATTTACGTCAGTAAATATTTCGCCAGAAGCAGCTGTGTTCTGTAATGAATTAAAGTATTCTTTATATTGAATTGATGCGGGAGTAGGTTTATTGTCCTTTATAACAACTTTATCTCCATTTGTGCTATAAATGCCGTCACTATCATAGTAGGAACTGTTTTGGTAAGAACCACAAGATGTTATTATCAAACTCAAAAATCCTATTAGGAAATAAAGTGATGTTTTCTGTGTAATTAATGCATTTGTTTTCATTTCGGTAGATTATTTTATTGTTGGACAATACAAAATTAGTTAGTTTTGCGTAATTATTTAGTTAAATTATTAAGAAACAAATATTATGCCAAATTATTCAAAATGAGCAAGAACCTAACGACAAGAGCAGAAGATTATTCAAAATGGTACAATGAGTTGGTTGTTAAGGCCGATTTAGCAGAGAACTCAGGGGTTAGAGGTTGTATGGTAATAAAGCCTTATGGGTATGCTATATGGGAAAAAATGCAAGCTGAACTCGATAGAATGTTTAAAGAAACAGGACATCAAAATGCTTATTTTCCTTTGTTTGTTCCCAAAAGTATGTTTGAAGCAGAAGAGAAGAATGCAGAAGGATTTGCAAAAGAATGTGCAATTGTAACTCATTATAGATTAAAAAATGATCCTGATAGACCAGGGAAATTAATGGTTGATCCAAATGCGAAACTGGAAGAGGAATTAATTGTTCGTCCTACGAGTGAAGCAATTATTTGGTCTACTTATAAAGGATGGGTTCAGTCATATAGAGATTTACCTTTGTTGATTAATCAATGGGCAAATGTAGTGCGTTGGGAAATGAGAACTCGATTGTTCTTACGAACAGCTGAATTTTTATGGCAAGAAGGGCATACTGCACATGCGACTAAAGCAGAAGCAATAGAAGAATCAGAGAAAATGATGAATGTTTATGCTGATTTCGTTGAGAATTTTATGGCTATTCCAGTTGTAAAAGGATTAAAAACCGAAACAGAGCGTTTTGCAGGTGCTGATGAAACCTATTGTATTGAAGCCTTGATGCAGGATGGTAAGGCTTTGCAAGCTGGAACATCACACTTTTTAGGACAGAATTTTGCTAAAGCTTTTGATGTGAAATTTGCGAATGCCGAAGGTAAGCAAGAACACGTTTGGGGAACTTCATGGGGTGTATCTACTCGATTGATGGGGGCATTAGTAATGACCCATTCTGATGATCAAGGATTGGTATTGCCACCTAATTTAGCTCCGATACAAGTTGTTGTTGTTCCTATATATAAGAGTGATGAACAATTGGCTTCTATTTCAGCCGAAGTAGATGTTTTGGTTAAAGCGTTGAGAAAATTAAATATCTCAGTAAAATTTGATGATAGAACAACTCAGAAACCTGGATTTAAATTTGCTGAATGGGAATTAAAAGGTGTTCCAGTTCGAATTGCTGTTGGTCCAAAAGATTTAGAAAATGGAACTTTTGAAGTAGCGAGAAGAGATACTTTGACAAAAGAAGTTGTTTTCAAAGATGGAATTGTGAATTATATTGACGATTTATTGGAGCAAATTCAAAAAGATTTATTCGAAAAAGCATTAAATTATAGAAATACTCATATTACTGAAGTAAATAATTTTGATGAGTTTAAAGCAATTTTAGATGGAGAAGGAGGCTTTGTTTCAGCACATTGGGATGGAACAGCAGCTACTGAAGAGAAGATTAAAGAATTGACAAAAGCAACCATAAGATGTATTCCTTTAGATAGAGTTGAACAGGCGGGAAGCTGCGTGTTTACTGGGAATCCTTCTGTTGGAAGAGTGCTTTTTGCTAAGGCATATTAAAAAAATAAAAAAAAAATTGCTTAGCTATTGCGCAAACAAAAAATAGATGTATCTTTGCATCCGCATTAGAGAAGCACGGTCCGTTCGTCTATCGGTTAGGACGCCAGGTTTTCATCCTGGTAAGGGGGGTTCGATTCCCCCACGGACTACAAATCTCATTTACCTGAGAGATTTTTAAAAAAAAATAATGGTAATGGTCCGTTCGTCTATCGGTTAGGACGCCAGGTTTTCATCCTGGTAAGGGGGGTTCGATTCCCCCACGGACTACAAAATTAGTTGTAAATTAGTTTTATAAAACATCAAATTCAGTGTCTCGAAATTATGTTTTATTAGTTAAAACCAAAGTGATTAAATAATAATTGTGGGAGGTTTTTCTTTTTTAACTAAGTATTAATAACCTTACAATTAAATTAAAAAAAATGGCAAATCATAAGTCAGCTTTAAAAAGAATTAGAAGCAACGAAAAAAGAAGAGTATTAAATAGATACCAACATAAAACTACTCGTAACGCTATCAAAGCATTAAGAATAGCTACTGATAAAGCAGATGCTTCTGCAAAATTATCAACTGTAATATCTATGATTGATAAATTAGCAAAGAAAAATATCATTCATGATAACAAAGCTTCAAACTTGAAGTCTAAGTTAACTAAACATGTTGCTAAATTGTAATTAATATAATTTATATAATAAAAAAAGCTCCTTGAAAAAGGAGCTTTTTTTATATAATATATGTGTGTTATTGTTTAAAAGGAGTAATGAAATTAGATTTAGGGTTTTAAATAATTTAGCATTTCAACGGTGATCGGTTTGGATAGAAACTCAATAACATTAGAGTATGATTTTGATTTTTTGATATCCTCGGGATCTATTGTTGAGGTTAGGATTATGACTTTGGTGTTATTTAATTTGTAGTAATTGGAGTTGTTGAATAAGTCAAGAAACTCCCAGCCACCCATTACAGGCATGTTTAAGTCTAAAAATAATAATTGAGGTTTGGTTTCTTCGTTGGTTATGTTATTTATAAAAGTAATCGCTTCTTTGCCGTTAGTAGCATTTATTATTTCTTTTGCGAATGAGGCTTTTTGTACTACTTTTTTGAATAGCATTAATGTAATTGGGTCATCGTCGATGCACATAATTAAGTCTAACATTTTAAAAAGATTTAAGTGTTAGTGTAAATTCGGTTCCTTTTTCGATTTCACTTTGAATGCTTATTGTACCATCCATAGTTTCTATTTGTGATTTGACTAAGAATAAGCCAAGTCCTTTGCTGTCTGGGTAATCGTGAAATCTTTGATAGAGACCAAATATTTTATTTTTGTGTCTCTCTAAATCTATGCCGATACCGTTATCTTTGAAATTGATTGAAATAATATGATCTGTTTCTGAAATAGTAATATCTATAATTAAATCTCTGTCTTTTGATCTGAATTTAAGAGAATTGGTAAATAAATTGAGTATGATGCTTTCAAGATAAGCTTTATTGGTGCTTATTTTAGAAACGTTTCCGTAGTCGATGTTTAACTTTGGTTTTATAGTTTCGATTCTTAAATTTAGTTGGTTAAGAATATTTCTGAAAATATCTTGTATTTGTACTTCTTCATTTTGTATAGATGGACTGTCTTTTATGGTGATTACTTTGGCAAGATCATTGATGGTTTCGTTAAGTAAATGTGTAGATATTGTAAAACCATTTATGATCTCTTTTAAATCTTCGCTTTCAATTGTAGCTTCATCGATTAAATTTAACAGACCAGTTAAATTTGATAAAGGAGCTCTTAAATTGTGAGAGGTGATGTATGAAAATTGTTTTAAATCTTTATTGTTACGGGTTAATTCTCGAATGAGTATTTCTTTTTCTTTTTCTAATTTTTTATCTTCTGTGATGTCTCTTTGTATGGAGATCCAGTGAGATAGGTCTTGCTCGAGATTATAAACAGGTATGAGAGATAAACTTACCCAATATTCAGAATTATCTTTTTTGTAGAGTATAATTTCTGAAAAACATTCATTCCTGTTTTTTATAGCTTGTGTTAATTTGGAAATTTCATGAACATCTGAATTTTTTCCCATGAAAAAATTAGGTGATTTGCCTATAATTTCAGGGTGTGAGTAGCCAGACATTTTACTGAAAGCAGGATTTGCATAAACTATTTTAGGAATTTGTTGGTCATGTGAAGTTGCTTGGGTAATTATAATTGAATCTCGGGCTTCAGTAAAAACTGTTTCTAGTAATTTTAGCCTATTTTCTTCTTCTTTTTGTTTGGTTATATCTTGTATGGCACCAATCATTCGTATGGCTTTTCCGTTTTCATCTTTTAAGATGAAGCCTCTATCTAAAACATGTTTATAGGTATTATCTGCGCATTTGAATCGGTATTGGTCTTGCCATTTTTCTGTTTTTTGTTCGAGAAAAGAGTAGAGTTTAATAGACATTTTTATACTGTCTTCTGGGTGAATGTTGTCAAACCACCATTTTGAAGTATTGCCTACTTTGTCTTGATTGTAGCCATATATTCCTTTGATACCTTTGTTCCAAGTGAGTTTGTCTTCGGGTATTTTCCAATCCCAAATAGTGTCGCTAGTTGCTTTTGCAACAATATCATATTTTTCGTTAGATTCTTTTAGTTTGTCATTAGTTTGTTTTAGTTTTTTGTATGTTTCGGTGTTTTTTTTATCGTTTTTGTATAAAACATATCTAAAGAGTAGTCCAGTGATAGTTATGAAAAGGATGTCTTTAATAAAACCAAAATTATAAGCATTTAAATAAGGTGAATAATGTTTTGCTAATTTAAAGCTAATGATAGCAATAAATAGTGCAGTAATTATATAGACTAAGGTTATTTGGTTCGCTCTGTTTTTCATTAATCAAATATAATTATTTAATGTTAAAATTTAAAACTTCATTTTAAATAAATTCTGACACAATTTATTTAATGTTTTATTAATTACCTATGTGTTAACAAAATAGCAAACTATTGCATAAATATTTTTTATATCAAAATAAAGTGTACCTTTGCACCCATTAAAAATCACAGATGGAAGCTATTAGAAACATTGCAATTATTGCCCACGTCGATCACGGTAAAACAACTTTGGTTGATAAAATTATGTATCACTGTCAGTTATTTCGTGATAACGAGAATACAGGTGACTTAATCCTTGATAACAACGACTTAGAGCGTGAAAGAGGTATTACAATTACTTCAAAGAATGTTTCTGTTTCTTATAAAGGAACAAAAATCAATATTATTGACACTCCTGGTCACGCCGATTTTGGTGGAGAGGTAGAGCGTGTATTAAATATGGCTGATGGAGTTTGTCTTTTGGTAGATGCTTTTGAAGGACCTATGCCACAAACGCGTTTTGTATTGCAAAAAGCGATTGACTTAGGATTAAAACCATGCGTAGTAATCAATAAAGTTGATAAAGAAAACTGTACTCCTGAAGAAGTTCATGAAAAAGTTTTTGACTTAATGTTTGAATTAGGTGCTGAAGAATGGCAGTTGGATTTTCCAACAGTTTATGGTTCAGCAAAAAATAACTGGATGTCTGATCATTGGGAAAACGTAACTGATAATGTGGAAGCATTATTGGATATGGTAATCGAAAATGTACCTGCTCCTAAAGTTTCTGAGGGTACTCCTCAAATGTTGATTACATCTTTAGATTTCTCGGCTTTTACAGGACGTATTGCTATTGGTCGTTTAGAAAGAGGTGTTTTGAAAGAAGGAATGCCAATTTCTTTGGTTAAAAGAGATGGTACAGTAACAAAATCTAGAATTAAAGAATTACATACTTTTGAAGGTCTTGGACGTAAAAAAGTACAAGAAGTAATTGCTGGAGATATTTGTGCTATTGTTGGTGTTGAAGGTTTTGAAATTGGTGATACTATCGCTGATCATGAAAATCCTGAAGGTTTAGCATCTATTGCTATTGATGAGCCAACAATGAGTATGTTATTTACTATTAATGACTCTCCTTTCTTTGGTAAAGAAGGTAAATTTGTAACTTCTCGTCATATTAGAGAAAGACTTACAAAAGAATTAGAGAAAAACTTAGCTATGAAGTTAGGTGAAACTGATTCTGCTGATAAATTCATGGTTTTTGGTCGTGGAGTACTTCACTTATCTGTTCTTATTGAAACAATGAGAAGAGAAGGGTATGAGTTGCAAATCGGTCAACCACAAGTTATCATCAAAGAAATAGATGGTAAAAAATGTGAGCCTATTGAGGAATTAACAATCGATTTGCCAGAAACACTTTCAGGAAGAGCGGTAGAGTTTGTTACCATGCGTAAAGGAGAAATGTTGAGTATGGAAACTAAAGGGGAACGTATGATTGTAAAATTCAACATTCCATCACGTGGAATTATTGGATTGCGTAACCAATTGCTTACTGCTACAGCTGGTGAGGCTATTATGGCACACCGTTTTATTGGATATGAGCCTTACAAAGGAGAAATTGCTGGACGTAACAAAGGTTCATTAATTTCTATGGAAAAAGGAAAAGCTATTCCTTATTCTATCGATAAATTACAAGATCGTGGTAAATTCTTCGTTGAACCAAATGCTGAAATTTACGAAGGTCAGGTAATTGGAGAAAACTCTCGTGGTGACGATATGTGTGTAAACGTAACTAAAGAGAAAAAACAATCTAACGTTCGTTCTTCTGGAAATGATGAGAAAGCAAGAATTATTCCTCCAATCATTTTCTCTTTAGAGGAAGCATTAGAATACATTCAAAAAGATGAGTATGTTGAGGTAACTCCAAAATCTATTCGTTTAAGAAAAATTTATTTAACAGAAACTGATAGAAAAAGATTTAAAATCTAATTCTTTTATTTTTATTATAAAAAAACCCATTCATTTGAATGGGTTTTTTGTTTTTCTCTATTTAATTTTAATAATGCAGAGTAATATATTTTTCTTTAGCGCTGATAGTTCAATTGCTTAAGAAATAGTTTTTATTTAAAAAGGCAAATATTTAATGAAGAGTAGAATTCATATTAACTTAAAAAAGCCTTCACTTCTGCTATATTTTTAGTTAAAGCTTTAATGTGCATCATTCATTTTGATACTAATCTTCGAATCAGTAATAATTTTAAACTTTGTTTCTTCATATTTTGGAGGTCCCATAAATCCTTTGGCATTATTAGAACAAGCAACAGGTTCTTTGGGCATACCTATAAAGTTTTTGTCTAGTTTTCCATTGTTGTTTTCATCGTGATATACCATAACGGTATATTCTCCTTTAGGAATATCAGTAAAAATAACAGTAGCTGAATTTGATTTTATTGGGGTGGAATCTTTTTTGTATGATGTTTTAAGAAATTTTTCTTTAGAATTGTACAGTTCTGCAGTTAGTAATCCAGTATTGTTTTTTAAACCCGAAACATTGATAGTTAGGTTTGAGCTTTGAGTATACCCTACACTACAAATTGATAATAAGATTACGGAGAAAAGCTTTGTCATGATTATTGATTTATATTTTTAAAAATTGATTACTTTATCTTTTTAAACTAAAATGACCTTTTGCTTCGCGCCCATCTTCCAGTTTTATACTATACCAATAATCATCACTAGGCATTTGGTTTCCTATAAAAGTGCCATCCCAACCATCGCTTAGTGCAGAAATTTGTTTTATTAATTTACCATATCGATCGTAAATAAAAATTTTTGCTCCTGCATTGAATGTTTCATTTACTCCCTTGATGTTCCAATAATCATTATAACCATCATTATTGGGTGTGAAAAACTTTGGAATTCCAAGCACCGCAATAGTTTTTTTAACAATCCCACATCCGTTTTTGTCACTAATATAAAGTTCGTGAATTCCAGGTGAAACATTCTCAAAAGAGTTGGA
The Flavobacterium sp. 5 DNA segment above includes these coding regions:
- the proS gene encoding proline--tRNA ligase — protein: MSKNLTTRAEDYSKWYNELVVKADLAENSGVRGCMVIKPYGYAIWEKMQAELDRMFKETGHQNAYFPLFVPKSMFEAEEKNAEGFAKECAIVTHYRLKNDPDRPGKLMVDPNAKLEEELIVRPTSEAIIWSTYKGWVQSYRDLPLLINQWANVVRWEMRTRLFLRTAEFLWQEGHTAHATKAEAIEESEKMMNVYADFVENFMAIPVVKGLKTETERFAGADETYCIEALMQDGKALQAGTSHFLGQNFAKAFDVKFANAEGKQEHVWGTSWGVSTRLMGALVMTHSDDQGLVLPPNLAPIQVVVVPIYKSDEQLASISAEVDVLVKALRKLNISVKFDDRTTQKPGFKFAEWELKGVPVRIAVGPKDLENGTFEVARRDTLTKEVVFKDGIVNYIDDLLEQIQKDLFEKALNYRNTHITEVNNFDEFKAILDGEGGFVSAHWDGTAATEEKIKELTKATIRCIPLDRVEQAGSCVFTGNPSVGRVLFAKAY
- the rpsT gene encoding 30S ribosomal protein S20 gives rise to the protein MANHKSALKRIRSNEKRRVLNRYQHKTTRNAIKALRIATDKADASAKLSTVISMIDKLAKKNIIHDNKASNLKSKLTKHVAKL
- a CDS encoding response regulator produces the protein MLDLIMCIDDDPITLMLFKKVVQKASFAKEIINATNGKEAITFINNITNEETKPQLLFLDLNMPVMGGWEFLDLFNNSNYYKLNNTKVIILTSTIDPEDIKKSKSYSNVIEFLSKPITVEMLNYLKP
- a CDS encoding PAS domain-containing protein, with amino-acid sequence MKNRANQITLVYIITALFIAIISFKLAKHYSPYLNAYNFGFIKDILFITITGLLFRYVLYKNDKKNTETYKKLKQTNDKLKESNEKYDIVAKATSDTIWDWKIPEDKLTWNKGIKGIYGYNQDKVGNTSKWWFDNIHPEDSIKMSIKLYSFLEQKTEKWQDQYRFKCADNTYKHVLDRGFILKDENGKAIRMIGAIQDITKQKEEENRLKLLETVFTEARDSIIITQATSHDQQIPKIVYANPAFSKMSGYSHPEIIGKSPNFFMGKNSDVHEISKLTQAIKNRNECFSEIILYKKDNSEYWVSLSLIPVYNLEQDLSHWISIQRDITEDKKLEKEKEILIRELTRNNKDLKQFSYITSHNLRAPLSNLTGLLNLIDEATIESEDLKEIINGFTISTHLLNETINDLAKVITIKDSPSIQNEEVQIQDIFRNILNQLNLRIETIKPKLNIDYGNVSKISTNKAYLESIILNLFTNSLKFRSKDRDLIIDITISETDHIISINFKDNGIGIDLERHKNKIFGLYQRFHDYPDSKGLGLFLVKSQIETMDGTISIQSEIEKGTEFTLTLKSF
- the typA gene encoding translational GTPase TypA codes for the protein MEAIRNIAIIAHVDHGKTTLVDKIMYHCQLFRDNENTGDLILDNNDLERERGITITSKNVSVSYKGTKINIIDTPGHADFGGEVERVLNMADGVCLLVDAFEGPMPQTRFVLQKAIDLGLKPCVVINKVDKENCTPEEVHEKVFDLMFELGAEEWQLDFPTVYGSAKNNWMSDHWENVTDNVEALLDMVIENVPAPKVSEGTPQMLITSLDFSAFTGRIAIGRLERGVLKEGMPISLVKRDGTVTKSRIKELHTFEGLGRKKVQEVIAGDICAIVGVEGFEIGDTIADHENPEGLASIAIDEPTMSMLFTINDSPFFGKEGKFVTSRHIRERLTKELEKNLAMKLGETDSADKFMVFGRGVLHLSVLIETMRREGYELQIGQPQVIIKEIDGKKCEPIEELTIDLPETLSGRAVEFVTMRKGEMLSMETKGERMIVKFNIPSRGIIGLRNQLLTATAGEAIMAHRFIGYEPYKGEIAGRNKGSLISMEKGKAIPYSIDKLQDRGKFFVEPNAEIYEGQVIGENSRGDDMCVNVTKEKKQSNVRSSGNDEKARIIPPIIFSLEEALEYIQKDEYVEVTPKSIRLRKIYLTETDRKRFKI
- a CDS encoding DUF2141 domain-containing protein, with amino-acid sequence MTKLFSVILLSICSVGYTQSSNLTINVSGLKNNTGLLTAELYNSKEKFLKTSYKKDSTPIKSNSATVIFTDIPKGEYTVMVYHDENNNGKLDKNFIGMPKEPVACSNNAKGFMGPPKYEETKFKIITDSKISIKMNDAH